DNA from Halorarum salinum:
GCTATCGTGTCGGGACCGTTAAGTGGCCGTCCGCGATACCGCACCACGTGACTCACCGACTCCGGCGCGCCGGGGCGTTCGCCGCCGTCGCGACCCTCGTGCTCGGAGCCCCCGCGCTCGGACCGGCCGCCGCCGCGCCCTTCGCCCTCGTCGCGGTCCTCGCGGCGTTCGTCGTCGACGAGGGACCCCTCTTCGAGCTGTTCGCCCGGCCGGGCGACCACGAGGACCGCCGACTCAACGGCCTCGCCGGCTTCGCGCTCGCGGCCGCCGGACTCGGCATCCTCACGATGGAGTTCCCGGGGGCGGTGCCGATGCCCGACACCGTGTTCGCGGCCGCCGTGCTCACGCTCGCGTACGGCAATCTCGGGCGCGAACTCGTCCGGACGGCGACGACCGACGAGTTCGCCGTCGTCGCGGGGTTCGTCGCGGCCGCCACGCTCGCCGGCACCGTTGGGCAGGCGTTCGTCGCCGCGCTCGCGGGCGAGTTCTCGGTCGGGGCCGTCCCCGAGTACGCCTTCCTCGCGGCCGTCGGGGCGCTCGTCGCCGCGCTGCTCCGGTCGATCCTCTTCGGCCGCGACGACCCGCTGGTGATGGTCTCGGTCGGCTTCCTCCTCTGGCTGTTCGCCGGGCTCACCGGGACCGTCCCGGCCGTCCTCGTCGCGGTCGGCCTGGGGCTGGCGGTCGCGCTCGGCTGGGTGTCGTACGCGCTCGACGCCGCGTCCGTCCCCGGGATGTTGACGGGCGTCCTCCTCGCGGCGCTCTCGGTCGTCCTCGGCGGCTACGGCTGGTTCGCCGTCCTGATCTCGTTCTTCTCGGTCGGCGCGCTCGCGACGAAGTACCGGTACGAGGAGAAACGGGCCCGCGGCGTCGCGGAGGGGAACGACGGCGCGCGAGGCACCGGCAACGTCCTCGGCAACGCCGCGGTCGCGCTGTTCGCGGTCGTCGGCTACGCGGCGGCGGCCCGCCTGCTGGACCCGGCGCTCCCGCTCGCGGGCGTCGCCCCGACGCTGCTCGCGTTCGCCTTCGCCGGCTCGGTCGCGGCCGCGATGGCGGACACGCTCTCCTCGGAGTTCGGCGGGCTCTACGACGCCCCGCGGCTCGTCACCACCTTCGAACCGGTCGAACCCGGCACCGACGGCGCGGTCACCTGGCAGGGCGAACTCGCGGGGCTCGCCGGCGCGGCGCTCGTCGGGGCCATCGCCGCGTTCCTGATGCCGCTCGGGGGCGCGGCCCCCGCTCTGGTCGTCGTCGCAGGCGCCGGGTTCGTCGGGATGACCGTCGACAGCCTGCTCGGCGCGACCGTCGAGGGAGAGCGCCTGACGAACCAGGCGGTGAACTTCCTCGCGACGCTCGCGGGCGCGCTCGCCGGCGCGGTTATGGCGTTCCCGCTCGTGGTTTCGATCGTGTGACGCGCGTTCGACCGGGACGGGAGACCGACGAATCCGCCCTCCGCGCGCTCCAGTGCCACCTCCGTGAGCCCAGCCCGGACCTGCTCGCGCACGGGCTCCGGGTCGGCGACGTGCTGGTGAGCGTCGCGGGCGAAGGGTCGGACGACGCGCGATCGGTCGACGGGCGGCCGAGCGACCAGAGGCCGGTGGGGTACGTGTTGCCGGTGCCGGGCGGGACGGACGGGAGCGTCCACGTCGCGGAACTCGTCGTCCACCCGGACCACCGCCGCGAGGGGCGTGCCGCGGAGCTGCTCGGGCGCGTCCTCGCGGACGCTGACGCGAGGGTCACGCTCCTCGTCGCGCCGGAAAACGACGCCGCGCTCGCGCTCTACCGGGACCTCGGGTTCGCGGTCGCCGGCCGTCGCCCCGGCTTCTACGACGGCGGCGACGCGCTCGTGATGGCCCGCGAGCCGTCGGACGGGTAGGCGCGGCGTTCGACGGAACGCGTCCGGATCAGGCCCCGGACCGGGAGTTCACGTACCGGCGGTACGCCGGTCCGGCGAGCAACAGGAGCCCCGCGAGCGCCGCGGCGGCGACGAGCCGCGGGTCGAAGGCGGCGCCGACCCCGCCGGCCGCGACCCGGCCGGCCGAGGCGCCCGCGACGGTCGCGGCGACGGCCCAGGGGACCTCCCCGACGGCGGTTCCGACGAGGTACGGCCGGAGCCGGACGCCCGCCAGGCCCGCGGCGACGCTGACGGCGTCGGAGGGGGTCGGAAGGAGCCGCGAGGCCGCGACCGAGCGGAAGTCGCCCGCGACGCCGACGGCGCGCTCGCCCGCCTCGGCCGCCCGGCGCGTCAGCCCCGACGCCCTGCCGGCCCCCCAGCCCTCGCGCCCCCGGAGCGCGACCCGGTACGGCGGGACGCTCGTGAGGGTGATCAGCGCGAGCGCGAGGGGCGCCCCCGCGACTCCGTAGGCGTAGCCGGCGAGCACCCCCAGGAGCGACGTCGGCCACGCGAGCAGCGGACGGACGACCGCGAGCGCGCAGAGCGCGACGGCGAACCGGAGCGGGTCGGCCAGCAGCCAGTCGACCCGCGAGAGGAGCAGGTCGGGCGAGGCGAGCCACGCCGCTACGAGCGCGAGGAGTGCGAGCACCCCGGCCGCGAGGGCGCGGCGGTTCACGCGTCCGGGTCGGCGGCGCGACCGAAAAAGTCGTCCGGTCGAGTTTTGGCCCGACCGCACCGAGACGGCCCGACCCCACCACGCCGTTCGGCGCGACGTTTAAGCGGCCTCCCGAAAACGGGGATACGAGGCCGTGCCGACCGACCGAACCCGAACCGAAACCGTGGAACTCGGCGTCGAACTCCTCGAACACGTCGAGGACGACGAACTCCCGCTCGCGGAGGCGATGGACCGCATCGAGGCGGTGACGACGAGCCCCACCCTCGCGCGCGACATCCTCGACGCGGCCGAGGACCGCGGGGTCATCGACCGCGAGGGCGCGACGGTGCGGACCCGGCGCGGCGGCTCGTTCGTCAGGTTCGACTCCCAGGTCCTCACGCGCGAGGGCGAGTTCTCCTGCCGACGGTGCGGGACCGGTATCACTACCGGCCACTTCGTCCGGTTCGGGACGGGGGAACTGGGGCCGTTCGGCTCCTCGTGTGTCAGGAAGGTGCTCGGTCGGGAGTAGCGCCCGGGGCCGGTCGGGAACTACCGCCCGCGGCGGAGCTCCTCGATGAGCCGTTCGATCAGCTCCCGCTGGCGGTCCAGCCGCTCGTTCTGCGCTTCGACCTGCTGTCTGAGCGCCGCGAACTCCTCGGCGGCGTCGTCGGTCGGCTCGGCGACCTCGAAGCCGGTCTCCTCGAAGGCGTCCTCGTCGGCTCGCGGTTCGGTCGCGGCGGCCGCGGACCCCCCGTTGGCCTGACCGCCGCTCGCCGACTCGCCGCCGCCGGCGGTCGTCGCGGCTGGCTCGGCGCCCGCGTCGTCCCCGAGCACGTCCTCCAGCGGGTCCTCGCGGGTCGCGTTCTCGGGGCTCTCGACCTCCGCCGGCTCCGCCGAGAGCGGGTCCGGGCCGTCGCCGAAGTCGACCTCCCCCCGGTCCTCCTCGTCCTCGCCCTCGGCGTCGGCCGAGAGCGCGCGGAACGCCTCCAGCGAGTCGACGCCGTAGTAGGCCGTGATGACCTCCGTGAGCGACTCGCGGACCGCGCGGGCCTCCTCGGCGGGCGCCTTGAACCGCTCCTGGCGGCCGTTCACCGAGAGGACGACCGAGGTGGCGACGCTCCCCTCCTCGAAGGTGAGGTCGGTCACGTCGTCGAACGGGAACTCCTCGTACTCCTCGTCCCAGACGGCCGCGCCGATGTGTTTGACGACGCGTGCGCTCGTGACGACCAGCGTCAGGTCCGAGAAGCGGAACGTCCGCTCGACGGTCTCGCCGGGGTCGGTGATGTCCGCCGCCGAGAGCACGCCGGCGATGACGGGGTGGAGGACGCCGTCGAACCGCTTCCGGGGGACGGCGAACGACCGCTCGCCGTCGAGCCCGTAATCGAGCGTCAGCTTCGCCTTGCGGCGCGACTCGGAGACCGCGATCCGTTCGGCGTCGTGTGGGTACTCCTCGACCGACTCGTCGGAGAGGAGCCCCTCGCCGCGGTAGATGAGCGTCCGCGTCGGGGTGACGAACAGTTCGTCGTCACCGCCGAGGTGGACCCGGGCGGCGGGGTCCTCCCCGCCCATCTCCCGCTGGACCAGTTCCGGCAGACTCATGCCTCGGATTGACCCGTGCCATGGCTTAAAACCGGTGGGTCGGCGGGGACCGGGGGACGAGGCGACGCCGTCAGGCGGTCGGGGGAGATGGGAAGCTTCAAGGGTATCACCGCGCCACGTTCGAGTGAGCCGGGGTGGCTTAGCTGGACATAGCGCCGCACTCATAGGGTTTCGAGATTCGGTGCGGACCGCCTTGGAAGCCTCCGCCCCACGAGGCCCGCCGAGCCTCGTACCTGGGACATGCGGAGATCGCGGGTTCGGAGCCCGCCCCCGGCATGGTTTCTCTCCGAGCGACGAGTCGACACGCGACGTGCCCCGCCAGCCGGCGAGCGTCGGGTGACGGGGCGCGTACACCGCTCGACGGTCCGGGAGACGGTGACGGCGAACGGTCCATGGCGCGAGAAGATCCGGAGACCCTCCGGACGTTCGGCCGGGTCGCGTGCATGTCGGAGCGACCGGGCCGGCGACGTCCGGCTCGTAGCGGAGGGTCCGGGGGTCTGCAATGGGGCCGCTGAACCATCCCCGGTAGACGCGGTGTACTGCCGCTGGGAAGACAGTTAGCCCTAACAACTTAGGTGTCGGTTGCGTGTCGACCGATCACGGCCGGTCGCTCGGGGCCGCCGTTCGGCTGTGCCGGCCTACTCGTCGTCGTCGGCCGCCTCGCGCTGCTCGCTCAGCTTCTCCCAGATCTCGGTACAGCCCGCCCCCGACGGGACCTCGTCCAGATGGGACCGCTCACCCTCGGCCTCGGCTTCGGAGGTCTCGCCGGTCCCCCCGCGAGCGTCGACGTCCCCCGTCGAACCCGTCGCTCGAAGCGGACCCGCCTCGTCGGTCCCGCCCGCCTCCCGGGTCGCCCGGGCGTCCTCGACAGCCTCGTCGCTCATTCCTCCCCCCGTTCCGCTCTCGCCCGGAACAGCTCCGGCGCGGCGTCGGCCGATGCGTGTTCCCGCGGTTCCTCGTCGGTCATCGACCCCGCCTACTCGTCGGCGACCCATAAGCCGGTCCTCGCGGTCAAGCGCTTCCGGCGCTCCCCGGTACCGGAACGGGTTGCCGTCGTCTCGGTCGGGCGTCGGGACCCGGATCGCCGTCCGGTACCCCGGTTCCGGCGCGGACGGGGCGTCACCGGACGCGACGAGGGTTGCGCCCGCCGACGGGGCTACGGGCGAGCGCCGCGTCCGTCCGGACGTGACCGTCTCGTTGCGAACGCTGGACGACGGCGCCTGGGTGTCGCTGGACGACGAGCGCCGCGCCGGAGCGAGCGAACTCTGGTACGTGGCGGGGGTGTGCGGCTGTCCGGTGGCGGACCTCGTCGTCGAGGGAATCACCGACGTCGCCGTCGACGGGCGGACCGTCGCCGCCGAGACGTACGGCACCTGCATCCGCTGTGGCGCGTCGGTGACGACCGGCCCGGTTCCCGTCGGACGCCTCGTCGGCGCCGGATTCGAACCGCTCGCGGCCGGCGCGGTGCGGACGCCGGGCGGCGGGGGAGACAACCGGAAATAGTTTCCTCATTCGGGTAGCCCCGGGGAGGATTGACGGCGAGGGTCGCTTTAGGGAACTGCGGCCTGGAGGTGTGGGCAAGGATGCCCACGGACGTCGAGCGGTGGAAGTCGGAGACGTACGGCAACGAGATCCGGGAGCACCTGCTCGAGTTCGCCGAGGAGGGCTGGGAGTCGATTCCCGAGGACGAACACGACGCCTGGTTCGAGCGCTTCAAGTGGTGGGGGCTGTACCACCAGCGGAACGGCCAGGAGAGCTACTTCATGATGCGCATCGGCACGCCCAACGGCGTGCTGACGCCGGGACAGCTCCGTGTCGTCGGCGAGATCGCCGACGAGTACGCCCGCGGTCCGGGCGAGAACCCGGAGTTCGGCGCGGCCTACTGCGACTGGACGACCCGCCAGTCGATCCAGCTCCACTGGATCCGGCTGGAGGACATCCCCGACGTCTTCGAGAAACTCGAGGCGAACGGCCTCTCGACCCAGCAGGCCTGCGGCGACTCCTGGCGCAACATCGTCGGCTGCCCGGTCGCGGGCAAGGACAGCAACGAGTTCGTCGACGCGCTGCCGGTGGCCCTGAACCTCCACGACACGTTCAAGGGAGACGACGACCACACCAACCTCCCCCGCAAGTGGAAGGTGTCGGTGACGGGCTGCCGCGAGGGCTGCGGGCAGGGCGACATCAACGACCTCGCGTTCGAGCCGGCCGAGAAGGACGGCCGAAAGGGGTTCAACGTCCGCGTCGGCGGCGGCCTCGCCAGGAACGAGCCGCGGTTCGCCCGCGACATCGACGTGTTCGTCGAGCCGGAGGACGCCAACGAGGTCGCCGGCGGCATGTCGGCGCTGTTCCGCGAGCACGGCAACCGCGAGGACCGCTACTCCGCGCGCATCAAGTTCCTCGTCGACGAGTGGGGCACGGAGAAGGTACGCGACGTCCTGCAGGAGGAGTTCGTCGACTTCGAACTGGAGACGGCGGCCGAGGACCTCCGCGACGAGTACACGTACAACTCCGGGCGCGCGACGGGCGGCCACCACGACCACGTCGGCGTCCACGAGCAGAACGACGGCAACTACTACGTCGGCCTGAACGTCCTCGTCGGCCGGATGGGCGTCGACGACGTGCTGGAGCTCGCGGACCTCGCCGACGAGTACGGCTCCGGCGAGGTGCGGCTCACCCAGCGGCAGAACGTCCTCGTGACCGACGTGCCCGAGGGGAGCCTCGACGATCTGCTCGCGGAGCCGCTGCTGGAGGACTACTCGCCCGATCCGCACCCGTTCATGCGCGGCTCCATCGCCTGCACGGGCACCGAGTTCTGCTCGCTCTCCATCGTGGAGACGAAGAACCGGCAGGTTCGGTACGCCCGCTGGCTGAAGGAGAACGTCGAACTCCCCGACGGCGTCGAGGACTTCCACATCCACCTCTCGGGCTGCACTGCCTCGTGCGCCCAGCCGCAGATCGCGGACATCAGCCTCCGCGGGATGAAGACCCGGAAGGACGGCGAGGCGGTCGAGGCGCTCGACGTCGGCCTCGGCGGCGGCCTCGGCGAGGACCCGCGATTCGCCGACTGGGTCGGCCAGCGTATCCCGGCCGACGAGGTGCCCGGCGCCATCGCGAACCTGCTGGCGAGCTTCGAAGAGCGGCGTGAGGGCGACGAGAGCTTCCGCGACTTCGTCGAGCGCAGCGACGAGGAGACGCTGGAGGAACTCGTCGAGCCCGAGGAGACCTCCTACGAGGACCCGTACATGCACAACACGAAGCTGACGTGGTACCCGTACGCCGAGGAGGACACGATGGACGACAGCCCGGCGCCCGCCCGCGCTGACGGAACGCCCATCACCTCGGACGACTAAGGTCCGCGCATGCCCGACCGGCTCATCCGCGTGAACGCCTACACCACCTTCGACCTCCTCGAGGGGACGGCGACCGGCCACGGCTTCGAGGAGTCCGCGCCGGCCGTCCTGAACGTCACGGCGCCGCGCACGAACCCGGACCACGTCACGCTCGAACTGGAACTCGACAACGCCGACCTGGAGACCCTCCCCGCCCACGCGGACCGGGTGACGCTCTCGGCCGCCGAGGCGCGCGAACTCGCGGACGAACTCGGGTCGTACGCCGACCGGGTCGACGAGGCGTCCGCGTCCGACGAGTAGCGACCGACGGACGAGGCAACGCGTCGACACGAGGGTTCTCGCGGCTGAGAACCCGGGGCGAACCCTTTTGCCGGCCGTCCCGCGACACCTCCCCATGTGGGTCCGCGAGCGAGACGCCGTCGACTACGCCCTGGTGGGCGCCGTCACGCTGCTCCTCTACCTTCGGCTCCCGTTTCGCCCGGCGATCCGCGACCGACTCCGGTGGATCGTGGACTCCGTCGCGACGTGGATCGAGGAGTCGCCGGAGGCGGTCGTCGCGACGTTCGTCGTCGTCGTCGCGCTCGTCGGCGCCGCGTTCGTGCTGGGCGTGGTGCGGCACGCCTCGACCTGAACCTCTCGCACGAACCTCTTTTGCGGGGTCGCTCCTCGCTCGCGCCCCTCCGGCGCGCTCGCTCGTCGAACCCCCGCAAAACCCGTTCATGCCAAAACGCCGCTCGCTGGTGCCGACCGCCTCCGGTGGGTCGGTCGAGCGGCGTCGAATCGGGGTTCGGGGTCCCGCGAATCAGAGCGGGCGGAAAAGCGAGAGGAACCCGTAGAAGGCCCCCAGCAGCAGCATCAGGGCCAGGAGGATCGCGACCCACCTTCGGCCGTTCCCCGGGACGTCAGGGACCTGCGACGGGGAGTACGGCGAGAGCGGGTCGTTCGGCTCCGGATCGTCGCCGGCCATGCTCGGGGGAACGTTCGCCGGACGCATCACTGTTCTGGCGGGGGTGGCCCGCGAGTGGGAGTCCGACGTCGGGCCACGGCGCCGGACTCGCCCCCGTTTTTAGGCCCCGGTCACGATGAGCCGGTATGGCCGATACCATCAGGGAGACGCTCCGTGAGGACTCGCCGGCGGGGAGCTGGCTGTCGATTCCGTCCGCGCAGGTGGCCGAACAGACGGCGGCCGCGGACTTCGACTTCGTCGTGATCGACACCGAGCACGCGTCGACCGACGTCGGGACCGTCGAGTCGATGGTCCGCGCGGTCGACGCGGCCGAGGGGGAGACGGCCCCGCTCGTCCGCGTCGCGTGGAACGACCACGTCCGGATCAAGCGCGTGCTCGACACCGGTGCCGCCGGGGTGATGGCCCCGCAGGTGGACACCGCCGCCGAGGCCGAGGCGTTCGTCGAGGCGACCCGCTACCCGCCGGAGGGTCGTCGCGGCGTCGCCGCCGCGCGGGCGTCGAACTACGTCCGGGAGTTCGAGGAGTACTACGGGTCGGCCAACGACGCGATCGCGACCGTCGCGCAGGTCGAGTCCGCGGAGGCCGTCGGGAACGCGGCCGACGTCGCCGCCGTCGACGGGCTCGACTCGCTGTTCGTCGGGCCGGCGGACCTCTCGGCCGCCCTCGGCGCCTTCGGCGAGTACGAGTCCGAGCCGTTCCTCGACGCCGTGGGGACGGTGCTCTCGGAGAGTTCGGTGCCGGTCGGAACGCTCGCGACCTCGCCGGAGGAGGTCGACCACTGGGCGGACGTGGGGTTCGACTACCAGATCGTCGGGACCGACATGGGGTATCTCGCGCGCGGCGCCGCCGAGTCGCTGGCGCGGTACCGGTAGCCCGGTCGCCGTGGGGCACCGACGGCCCGACGGGACGAACGACCGAGCGGTCGCGTCGAGAAGACTGGTCGGGGTTCGCTCCGGTCAGACCGGTCGCCCGCCCTCGCTCGTGCCGACGAGGTACGTCCCGCAGGTGAGCAGTACCGCTGCCGCGACCAGCCCCGCGCTCGTGAGGACGTCCGCCCCCGGTGCCGCCCCGGGGAGAAAGAGGACCGTGCCCACGACCATCAGCGCCGCACCGACGAGGGTTTGCCGTTCCATGGTGGGGCCTGCGGAGCCGTGGCTAATGAGCGTTACCGTTTACCTCGACGCCGGCGTCCGGTTTCGTGGGATGTCACCGTGGCTCACGGGGCCTTCTCGCCGGCCCGGACCGCGGCGTCGAGCCAGTTCTCGGAGGGAGCCAGCGGGCAGGCGAACGCGTCCGCGAACGCGCAGAACGGCGTGTACGCGAGGTTGAAATCCAGCGCCACCTCGTCGCCGTCCGAGAGGGTCCCTTCGGGGTGGAGGTCCATGTAGCGGCCGCCGTCGTACGTCTCCTGGCCGGTCGTCTTGTCGCGGAACGGGACGAACAGCGTCTCCTCGTCCGGTCGCCGGTAGCCCGCCAGCGTCGCCGACTCGAGGCCGCCGTCGTCGCGCGGGAGCTCGAACGAGAACGTCACGGCCCGCTCGTACCTGACCGCCTCGCCGTTCCGGACCGTCAGTTCGACCGGTTCGGGGTCGTCGTGGACGGTCGCCGCCGCGGTCACCCGGTAGTCCGGGTCCGGCGGGAAGTAGTCCAGCCCGTCGAACCCCTCGCGCGCCTCCGGAGGGAGCGGCGATTGCCGGTGCTCCGTGAGGAACTCGTCCTTCTCGGCGCGGTTGGCACGAACCCGCGCGGCCCACTCGTCGTCGGTCACGTCCGGGTCTTGCCACCCCGGCGGTTTGAGTCCCGCGGCTCGCGGCGGCCGAAAAATCGGAGAACCGTGGTCGATCGGTCGGCGAACGGTCGGCGACTATCGGCGGACCGCGAGGAACGCGGCGCCGAGGAGCGCGACGAGCGTGAGCACGGCGGTGAAGCCGGGCGTCGTCGTGTCGGTCGACTCGCCGTCGGAGCCGTCGGTCCCGTCGGTCGCCTCGGTCACGTCCTCCGTCGGAGTCCCGTCGTCGGCCTCGGTGCGGGAGAAGTCGCCCTCGGAGACGTACGCGCTGTCGCTCACGGTGACGTTATCGTCGGCGGTGTAGGCCGTCTCGTTGCCGACCGCGTAGGACTCGTCGCCGTCGTCCTGGAAGAGCTGGGCGACCGAGACCTGACCGCGTTCGAACTCGCTCTCGAGTTCGACGGTGACGTTCTCGTGGGTGCCGGCCTCGAGGTAGTCGCTGCTACCGACGTAGTTGCCGGACTCGTTGAACACGACGACGAAGCCGCCCTCGGGGAGGGTGGCCTCGGCGACGGTGACCGTCTCACCGACCTCCTGGTCGGGGTAGTCGACGGTCGCGGTTTCGTTCGCCGTCTGGGCGGCGTCCTGGGCGGCCACGGATCCGGCCACCGCTGCGACGCCGACGACGGTGGAGAGCAGTACGAGCGCGGAGATGAGGTGACGTGCGTTCATTGGTATCGTCTCACGACGCTGACAGCCGTCGTGATGTACGTCCCGGTTTCGACGTGACCCGGAAGAGTCCGTCGGTACCGAACGGGACGAGTCCACACACAGCGTGGGGATCGGTCACCAGCATCTGTGATGGAAACGAAATCTTTCGGACAGTGATGGGTCTCCGATTCGGGGGCGTCCGGGCGGGAAATGAGGAGTACATTACAGCATCGCGACGGCGACTGGCCGGCGAATTCGGTCGGCCGACACCGATCGGCGAGCGATCCGACCGGCGGGTGGAGTCGGAGAAGAAAGGCGGCAGATTTACGGCAGTCGTCTGAAAAGAGGCGAACGTTCACGAGTGGGTGCCCCACGCGTGGACAACCTCTGACAGCCCTCCGAACGCGGACACTCCCCCCCTCGTCCGCTTTCGTGTACCGAATCGAACGTGTTTTACCGCGAGGCGGCCATGTGCGGACGTGAGCCTCGTCGCGGAGTTCCGGCTCTCACACGGGGAGTTCCCGCTGGCGGGGGCGCTCGAGCGGGTGCCGGCGATCTCGTTGCGGGCCGAGCAACTGCTGGCGGACGACCCGGCGGCGCCGACGGTGTTCTTCTG
Protein-coding regions in this window:
- a CDS encoding GNAT family N-acetyltransferase, which translates into the protein MTRVRPGRETDESALRALQCHLREPSPDLLAHGLRVGDVLVSVAGEGSDDARSVDGRPSDQRPVGYVLPVPGGTDGSVHVAELVVHPDHRREGRAAELLGRVLADADARVTLLVAPENDAALALYRDLGFAVAGRRPGFYDGGDALVMAREPSDG
- a CDS encoding nitrite/sulfite reductase, translating into MPTDVERWKSETYGNEIREHLLEFAEEGWESIPEDEHDAWFERFKWWGLYHQRNGQESYFMMRIGTPNGVLTPGQLRVVGEIADEYARGPGENPEFGAAYCDWTTRQSIQLHWIRLEDIPDVFEKLEANGLSTQQACGDSWRNIVGCPVAGKDSNEFVDALPVALNLHDTFKGDDDHTNLPRKWKVSVTGCREGCGQGDINDLAFEPAEKDGRKGFNVRVGGGLARNEPRFARDIDVFVEPEDANEVAGGMSALFREHGNREDRYSARIKFLVDEWGTEKVRDVLQEEFVDFELETAAEDLRDEYTYNSGRATGGHHDHVGVHEQNDGNYYVGLNVLVGRMGVDDVLELADLADEYGSGEVRLTQRQNVLVTDVPEGSLDDLLAEPLLEDYSPDPHPFMRGSIACTGTEFCSLSIVETKNRQVRYARWLKENVELPDGVEDFHIHLSGCTASCAQPQIADISLRGMKTRKDGEAVEALDVGLGGGLGEDPRFADWVGQRIPADEVPGAIANLLASFEERREGDESFRDFVERSDEETLEELVEPEETSYEDPYMHNTKLTWYPYAEEDTMDDSPAPARADGTPITSDD
- a CDS encoding DUF5830 family protein, with the translated sequence MPTDRTRTETVELGVELLEHVEDDELPLAEAMDRIEAVTTSPTLARDILDAAEDRGVIDREGATVRTRRGGSFVRFDSQVLTREGEFSCRRCGTGITTGHFVRFGTGELGPFGSSCVRKVLGRE
- a CDS encoding DUF1684 domain-containing protein, with product MTDDEWAARVRANRAEKDEFLTEHRQSPLPPEAREGFDGLDYFPPDPDYRVTAAATVHDDPEPVELTVRNGEAVRYERAVTFSFELPRDDGGLESATLAGYRRPDEETLFVPFRDKTTGQETYDGGRYMDLHPEGTLSDGDEVALDFNLAYTPFCAFADAFACPLAPSENWLDAAVRAGEKAP
- a CDS encoding DUF92 domain-containing protein; translation: MTHRLRRAGAFAAVATLVLGAPALGPAAAAPFALVAVLAAFVVDEGPLFELFARPGDHEDRRLNGLAGFALAAAGLGILTMEFPGAVPMPDTVFAAAVLTLAYGNLGRELVRTATTDEFAVVAGFVAAATLAGTVGQAFVAALAGEFSVGAVPEYAFLAAVGALVAALLRSILFGRDDPLVMVSVGFLLWLFAGLTGTVPAVLVAVGLGLAVALGWVSYALDAASVPGMLTGVLLAALSVVLGGYGWFAVLISFFSVGALATKYRYEEKRARGVAEGNDGARGTGNVLGNAAVALFAVVGYAAAARLLDPALPLAGVAPTLLAFAFAGSVAAAMADTLSSEFGGLYDAPRLVTTFEPVEPGTDGAVTWQGELAGLAGAALVGAIAAFLMPLGGAAPALVVVAGAGFVGMTVDSLLGATVEGERLTNQAVNFLATLAGALAGAVMAFPLVVSIV
- a CDS encoding HpcH/HpaI aldolase family protein; the encoded protein is MADTIRETLREDSPAGSWLSIPSAQVAEQTAAADFDFVVIDTEHASTDVGTVESMVRAVDAAEGETAPLVRVAWNDHVRIKRVLDTGAAGVMAPQVDTAAEAEAFVEATRYPPEGRRGVAAARASNYVREFEEYYGSANDAIATVAQVESAEAVGNAADVAAVDGLDSLFVGPADLSAALGAFGEYESEPFLDAVGTVLSESSVPVGTLATSPEEVDHWADVGFDYQIVGTDMGYLARGAAESLARYR
- a CDS encoding DUF7282 domain-containing protein, which translates into the protein MNARHLISALVLLSTVVGVAAVAGSVAAQDAAQTANETATVDYPDQEVGETVTVAEATLPEGGFVVVFNESGNYVGSSDYLEAGTHENVTVELESEFERGQVSVAQLFQDDGDESYAVGNETAYTADDNVTVSDSAYVSEGDFSRTEADDGTPTEDVTEATDGTDGSDGESTDTTTPGFTAVLTLVALLGAAFLAVRR
- a CDS encoding TVP38/TMEM64 family protein; translation: MNRRALAAGVLALLALVAAWLASPDLLLSRVDWLLADPLRFAVALCALAVVRPLLAWPTSLLGVLAGYAYGVAGAPLALALITLTSVPPYRVALRGREGWGAGRASGLTRRAAEAGERAVGVAGDFRSVAASRLLPTPSDAVSVAAGLAGVRLRPYLVGTAVGEVPWAVAATVAGASAGRVAAGGVGAAFDPRLVAAAALAGLLLLAGPAYRRYVNSRSGA
- a CDS encoding DUF6360 family protein: MPDRLIRVNAYTTFDLLEGTATGHGFEESAPAVLNVTAPRTNPDHVTLELELDNADLETLPAHADRVTLSAAEARELADELGSYADRVDEASASDE
- a CDS encoding DUF7115 domain-containing protein, which produces MSLPELVQREMGGEDPAARVHLGGDDELFVTPTRTLIYRGEGLLSDESVEEYPHDAERIAVSESRRKAKLTLDYGLDGERSFAVPRKRFDGVLHPVIAGVLSAADITDPGETVERTFRFSDLTLVVTSARVVKHIGAAVWDEEYEEFPFDDVTDLTFEEGSVATSVVLSVNGRQERFKAPAEEARAVRESLTEVITAYYGVDSLEAFRALSADAEGEDEEDRGEVDFGDGPDPLSAEPAEVESPENATREDPLEDVLGDDAGAEPAATTAGGGESASGGQANGGSAAAATEPRADEDAFEETGFEVAEPTDDAAEEFAALRQQVEAQNERLDRQRELIERLIEELRRGR